A window of the Rhodoferax sp. GW822-FHT02A01 genome harbors these coding sequences:
- a CDS encoding ABC transporter permease yields the protein MAEATASSSAGGGQTPSGLHGLLHKGLPIAVVLFAVVLIWYGAAWALNAPGAIERVLDADAGYTWQELFKATMTMERPLMPAPHQVVMDFYESLTGYPLDNPRNLMYHVAVTGQSTLLGFAMGTVLGLVLSILIVHSRTLDRALMPWIVASQTVPVLAIAPIVLVILGSLGFSGTAPKAVIAMYLCFFPVTVAMVAGLRSPQKIETEMMHTYAASRWQALWLLRMPAALPFLFPALRVGVAAGLVGAMVAELPTGAQAGLGARLLTGSYYGQTVQIWSALVMSAFLGLFLTAIVAAVERLVLRNRGGV from the coding sequence ATGGCTGAAGCGACGGCGTCTTCAAGCGCCGGCGGCGGCCAAACCCCGTCTGGTCTGCACGGTCTGCTCCACAAGGGTTTGCCGATTGCGGTGGTGCTCTTTGCCGTGGTGCTGATCTGGTATGGCGCTGCCTGGGCGCTGAATGCACCGGGCGCCATCGAACGCGTGCTGGACGCGGACGCCGGCTACACCTGGCAGGAGCTGTTCAAGGCCACCATGACCATGGAGCGCCCGCTGATGCCGGCACCGCACCAGGTGGTGATGGACTTCTATGAGAGTCTCACCGGCTATCCCTTGGACAACCCGCGCAACCTGATGTACCACGTCGCCGTCACCGGCCAGAGCACCCTGCTGGGTTTTGCCATGGGCACTGTGCTGGGCCTGGTGCTGTCCATCCTGATCGTGCACAGCCGCACGCTGGACCGCGCGCTAATGCCCTGGATCGTGGCATCGCAGACAGTGCCGGTGCTGGCAATTGCGCCCATCGTGCTGGTGATTCTGGGCAGCCTGGGTTTTTCCGGGACGGCGCCCAAGGCAGTGATTGCCATGTACCTGTGTTTCTTCCCCGTCACCGTGGCCATGGTAGCCGGGCTGCGTTCGCCGCAAAAGATCGAGACCGAGATGATGCATACCTACGCTGCCAGCCGCTGGCAGGCACTGTGGCTGTTGCGCATGCCCGCAGCGCTGCCGTTCCTTTTCCCCGCCCTGCGCGTGGGTGTGGCCGCCGGGCTGGTGGGTGCCATGGTGGCTGAGCTGCCTACCGGCGCACAAGCCGGTCTTGGCGCACGGCTGCTCACGGGTTCGTACTACGGTCAGACAGTGCAGATATGGTCTGCGCTGGTGATGTCGGCGTTTCTGGGACTGTTCCTCACAGCCATCGTAGCGGCTGTCGAGCGACTCGTGCTGCGCAATCGGGGGGGCGTATGA
- a CDS encoding TetR/AcrR family transcriptional regulator, translating into MPLNTKTVRVRPQTEAAEAQTKGLIRQTNEARILLAAEKVFARAGFGGATMAAIAEASGLPKANLHYYFGSKDVLYRAVLSHILNDWLVPTHGITVDAEPRAALEAYIRAKMDLSAQRPDGSKVFANELLHGAPVVSELLRTELRQLVKQKAAVVQGWIDAGRMAPVDATHLFFTIWAATQTYADFDVQVSAVLGKESLSPKDHARATEHVVSLILRGCGL; encoded by the coding sequence ATGCCATTGAATACCAAGACCGTTCGCGTGCGTCCACAGACAGAGGCTGCAGAAGCCCAGACCAAGGGCCTCATTCGCCAGACGAACGAGGCCCGTATTTTGTTGGCTGCGGAGAAGGTATTTGCCCGGGCCGGATTTGGCGGCGCCACCATGGCCGCCATCGCCGAAGCAAGTGGCTTACCCAAAGCCAATCTGCATTACTACTTCGGCAGCAAGGACGTGCTGTACCGCGCGGTCCTGTCGCACATTCTCAACGACTGGCTGGTACCCACACACGGCATCACCGTAGACGCCGAACCACGCGCTGCGTTGGAAGCCTATATCCGCGCCAAGATGGACCTCTCCGCCCAACGGCCAGACGGCTCCAAGGTGTTTGCCAATGAATTGCTGCACGGCGCGCCGGTGGTAAGCGAACTGCTACGCACCGAGCTGCGCCAGCTCGTCAAACAAAAGGCTGCCGTGGTGCAGGGCTGGATTGATGCCGGGCGCATGGCACCGGTCGATGCCACCCATCTCTTCTTCACCATCTGGGCGGCCACGCAGACCTACGCCGATTTCGACGTGCAGGTCAGTGCCGTGCTGGGCAAGGAATCCCTGAGTCCCAAGGACCATGCCCGCGCCACCGAGCATGTGGTGTCGCTGATCCTGCGCGGCTGCGGCCTGTAG
- a CDS encoding sulfate ABC transporter ATP-binding protein yields the protein MSIAIRNVDKHFGNFHALRNVSLDIDSGELVALLGPSGCGKTTLLRIIAGLETADQGNILFSGEDTTDVHVRDRNVGFVFQHYALFRHMTVFDNVAFGLRMKSRATRPSEAVIKEKVHKLLNLVQLDWLADRYPAQLSGGQRQRIALARALAVEPKVLLLDEPFGALDAKVRKELRRWLRRLHDDLHVTSIFVTHDQEEALEVADRVVLMNSGTIEQIGSPQEVWDHPASPFVYGFLGDVNLFHGRAHEGEMLIGEQLHGVRLASPEHSDTQDAKAFAYVRPHDLDVRRYQAGEAAKVSAENPQSGIPAKLVRAIVVGPIARLELLPLDASAAGSGDIIEAQIPATQFAQEAFKEGETLVLTPRKARVFVA from the coding sequence ATGAGCATCGCCATTCGCAACGTCGACAAACACTTCGGCAACTTCCATGCGCTGCGCAATGTCAGCCTGGACATAGACTCCGGGGAACTGGTGGCACTGCTGGGCCCGTCGGGCTGCGGCAAGACCACCTTGCTGCGCATCATTGCCGGCCTGGAAACAGCGGACCAAGGCAATATTCTGTTCAGCGGTGAAGACACCACCGACGTGCATGTGCGCGACCGCAATGTGGGATTTGTGTTCCAGCACTACGCGCTGTTCCGCCACATGACCGTGTTTGACAACGTGGCCTTCGGGCTGCGCATGAAGTCACGCGCAACCCGCCCTTCGGAAGCTGTCATCAAGGAGAAAGTGCACAAGCTGCTGAACCTGGTGCAACTCGATTGGCTGGCCGACCGCTATCCGGCGCAGCTCTCGGGCGGTCAACGCCAGCGCATCGCGCTGGCCCGCGCCCTGGCGGTGGAGCCCAAGGTGCTGCTGCTGGACGAACCTTTCGGTGCGCTGGACGCCAAGGTGCGCAAGGAATTGCGCCGCTGGCTGCGCCGCCTGCACGACGACCTGCACGTGACCAGCATCTTTGTGACGCACGACCAGGAAGAAGCGCTGGAAGTAGCCGATCGCGTGGTGCTGATGAACAGCGGCACCATTGAGCAGATCGGATCTCCGCAGGAAGTGTGGGACCATCCAGCCAGTCCCTTTGTGTATGGCTTTCTGGGTGATGTGAACCTGTTCCACGGCCGTGCGCACGAGGGCGAGATGCTGATCGGCGAGCAGCTCCACGGCGTGCGTCTGGCCAGCCCCGAACACAGTGACACACAGGACGCCAAAGCCTTTGCCTATGTGCGCCCCCACGATCTGGATGTGCGCCGCTACCAGGCGGGTGAGGCCGCCAAGGTTAGCGCAGAGAACCCCCAGAGCGGTATCCCCGCCAAGCTGGTGCGCGCCATTGTGGTGGGCCCGATTGCGCGGCTGGAACTGCTGCCCTTGGACGCCTCGGCGGCCGGCAGCGGCGACATCATTGAAGCGCAGATCCCTGCCACGCAGTTCGCGCAAGAAGCCTTCAAGGAAGGTGAGACGCTGGTGCTGACGCCGCGCAAGGCGCGCGTGTTCGTGGCCTGA
- a CDS encoding ABC transporter substrate-binding protein has protein sequence MIRSRKFTSSLLAAVLAVCGVAASTGALANEAVTVQLKWVPQAQFAGYYMAAAKGYYKAEGLDVTIKPGGPDIAPTQVLAGKQADIVVDWMPSALASREAGVPLVNVAQIFNQSGLMLTCKKKSGVSSPKDFKGKTLGVWYGGNEYPFLNWMSKLGLKTDSDIKILKQGFNVDPLLQDQAACISTMIYNEYWQVVEAGVKEKDLVTFFYEKEGVATLEDGLYVLEPNLKDPAFVARMGKFLKATLKGWNDAVKDPAGAAKAVVDADTSGSSNLKVQTRQMENVAKLITNAGTKKIGYLEPAAYERTVKVLLAGGSDPVIKKDPGKAAYSHAIWDAAQK, from the coding sequence ATGATTCGTTCTCGCAAATTCACCAGTAGCCTGCTGGCTGCGGTATTGGCCGTGTGTGGCGTTGCTGCCAGCACCGGCGCCCTTGCCAATGAAGCGGTGACCGTGCAGCTCAAGTGGGTGCCGCAAGCCCAGTTTGCCGGTTATTACATGGCCGCTGCCAAGGGCTACTACAAGGCCGAGGGCCTGGACGTCACCATCAAACCCGGTGGCCCGGATATCGCTCCCACACAAGTGCTGGCAGGCAAGCAGGCCGACATCGTGGTGGACTGGATGCCCTCCGCCCTGGCTTCGCGTGAAGCTGGCGTGCCGCTGGTCAACGTGGCCCAGATCTTCAACCAGTCCGGCCTGATGCTGACCTGCAAGAAGAAGAGCGGCGTCTCCAGCCCCAAGGACTTCAAGGGCAAGACCCTGGGTGTCTGGTACGGCGGCAATGAATACCCCTTCCTCAACTGGATGAGCAAGCTCGGCCTCAAGACCGACTCCGACATCAAAATCCTCAAGCAAGGCTTCAACGTGGATCCGCTGCTGCAGGACCAGGCCGCCTGTATCTCCACCATGATCTACAACGAATACTGGCAAGTCGTGGAAGCCGGTGTGAAGGAAAAGGATTTGGTTACCTTCTTCTATGAGAAGGAAGGCGTGGCCACCCTGGAAGACGGCCTGTATGTGTTGGAACCCAACCTGAAAGACCCGGCCTTCGTCGCACGCATGGGCAAGTTCCTCAAGGCCACACTCAAGGGCTGGAATGATGCAGTGAAAGATCCCGCCGGTGCCGCCAAGGCTGTGGTAGATGCTGACACCTCTGGCAGCTCCAACCTGAAGGTGCAAACCCGTCAGATGGAAAACGTGGCCAAGCTGATCACCAATGCCGGTACCAAGAAGATCGGCTACCTGGAACCCGCCGCCTATGAGCGCACCGTCAAGGTGTTGCTGGCTGGTGGCAGCGACCCCGTGATCAAGAAGGATCCGGGCAAGGCCGCCTACTCGCACGCCATCTGGGACGCTGCGCAGAAGTAA
- the cysW gene encoding sulfate ABC transporter permease subunit CysW, whose amino-acid sequence MSNTRTVRRAQAGTTEPTWVKWTLLTIALAFIFLFLVLPLAAVFTEALRKGGDAAFEALKEPDAWSAIRLTLITAAIAVPLNLVFGIAAAWSIAKYEFRGKAFLTTLVDLPFSVSPVVAGLIYVLMFGAQGWIGPWLQAHDIKIVFAIPGIVLATIFVTFPFIARELIPLMQAQGTDEEQAAIVLGATGWQTFWHVTLPNIKWGLVYGVILCNARAMGEFGAVSVVSGHIRGQTNTIPLHVEILYNEYQSVAAFAVASLLALLALVTLVIKQVVEWRFERDQKAAAALPPERPLVVAPSAT is encoded by the coding sequence ATGAGCAATACACGCACGGTACGGCGCGCACAAGCCGGAACGACTGAACCCACCTGGGTCAAATGGACCCTGCTGACCATTGCGCTGGCTTTCATCTTCCTGTTCCTGGTGCTGCCCCTGGCCGCGGTGTTCACCGAGGCTTTGCGCAAGGGCGGCGATGCGGCTTTTGAAGCGCTCAAGGAGCCGGACGCCTGGAGCGCGATCCGGCTGACGCTGATCACCGCAGCGATTGCGGTGCCGCTGAACCTGGTATTTGGCATTGCCGCTGCCTGGTCTATTGCCAAATACGAGTTCCGTGGCAAGGCCTTTCTGACCACCTTGGTGGACCTGCCGTTCTCGGTATCACCCGTGGTGGCCGGCCTGATTTATGTGCTGATGTTTGGCGCCCAGGGCTGGATCGGCCCGTGGCTGCAGGCGCACGACATCAAGATCGTGTTTGCCATACCAGGCATTGTGCTGGCCACCATCTTTGTAACCTTCCCGTTCATTGCCCGCGAACTCATTCCGCTGATGCAGGCGCAAGGAACCGACGAGGAGCAAGCGGCCATCGTGCTGGGTGCCACCGGCTGGCAGACCTTCTGGCATGTGACGCTGCCCAACATCAAGTGGGGCCTGGTGTACGGCGTAATCCTGTGCAACGCGCGCGCCATGGGCGAGTTCGGTGCGGTGTCGGTGGTATCCGGCCACATCCGCGGCCAGACCAACACCATCCCGCTACACGTGGAGATTCTGTACAACGAGTACCAGTCGGTGGCAGCCTTTGCGGTGGCATCGCTGCTGGCCCTGTTGGCCTTGGTCACCCTAGTTATCAAGCAGGTTGTGGAGTGGCGATTCGAACGTGATCAAAAAGCCGCGGCGGCACTGCCACCCGAGCGCCCCTTGGTTGTTGCACCGTCTGCCACGTGA
- a CDS encoding ABC transporter permease, with product MNILLDGNAPMFWPLITLLAVIAIFTIYKTAALDGSRWVGPLTAGVFGLWVLFFWEVLVRALDVSRVLLPAPSLILGSLVEHAPKLWGDFVQTVLKAVLVGWALGCGLGFAVAVAIDRMPFLQRGLLPVASLTSAIPLVGVAPIAVMWFGFEWPSKSAVVVLMTFFPMLVSTLAGLKAAGKLERELMYSYAASYTRTLLALRLPSALPYIFNALKVNATLALIGAIVAEFFGSPTMGLGFRISTESAKMNMPLVWGAIVVASVTGSVAYAVLVALERRAAFWHPSVREGK from the coding sequence ATGAACATTCTGCTGGACGGCAACGCGCCCATGTTCTGGCCGCTCATCACGCTGTTGGCTGTCATTGCCATTTTCACGATCTACAAGACCGCGGCACTCGACGGCAGCCGCTGGGTGGGGCCACTCACGGCTGGCGTGTTTGGCCTGTGGGTGCTGTTCTTCTGGGAAGTGCTGGTGCGTGCGCTCGATGTTTCGCGCGTGCTGCTGCCAGCGCCCAGCCTGATCCTGGGCTCGCTGGTCGAGCATGCGCCCAAGCTCTGGGGCGATTTTGTGCAGACGGTGCTCAAGGCAGTCCTCGTTGGCTGGGCCCTGGGTTGTGGTCTGGGTTTTGCCGTGGCGGTGGCCATCGACCGTATGCCGTTCTTGCAGCGCGGGCTGCTGCCGGTAGCGTCTCTTACCAGTGCGATTCCGCTGGTGGGCGTGGCGCCCATCGCGGTGATGTGGTTTGGCTTTGAGTGGCCCAGCAAATCGGCGGTGGTGGTGTTGATGACCTTCTTCCCCATGCTGGTGTCCACACTGGCAGGCCTGAAGGCGGCTGGCAAGCTGGAGCGGGAGCTGATGTACAGCTATGCCGCCAGCTACACCCGCACGCTGCTGGCACTACGCCTGCCCTCGGCCCTGCCCTATATCTTTAACGCACTCAAGGTCAATGCCACGCTGGCGCTGATTGGCGCCATCGTGGCGGAGTTCTTCGGCTCGCCCACCATGGGCCTGGGCTTTCGCATTTCCACCGAGTCGGCCAAGATGAATATGCCCTTGGTGTGGGGTGCGATTGTGGTGGCTTCGGTCACCGGATCGGTGGCCTATGCCGTGCTGGTCGCGCTGGAGCGCCGTGCCGCGTTCTGGCACCCATCGGTGCGCGAAGGCAAATAG
- a CDS encoding ABC transporter ATP-binding protein, translating to MTNTEPNRPANSARLAVQVQNASVIYQTADTPVHALSDIDLDIAEGEFVSLIGPSGCGKTTLMRVIADLEHISAGKVLVNGVSPHDARLARAYGYVFQAPALFPWRTVLANVTLPLQIQGKGRAEAKQIAVEHLERVGLKGFEGKYPWQLSGGMQQRVSIARALSFEPKILMMDEPFGALDEITRDRLNEQLQQLWQRERRTVVFVTHSIAEAVYLSTKIVVMSPRPGRIVKVINSPLPDGRHLGLRDTTDFIAVAHEVREALADHHHG from the coding sequence ATGACCAATACCGAACCGAATCGCCCTGCAAACTCTGCCCGTCTGGCCGTTCAAGTGCAGAACGCCAGCGTGATCTACCAGACCGCCGACACGCCCGTCCATGCGCTCAGCGACATTGATCTGGACATTGCCGAAGGCGAGTTCGTCTCCCTGATCGGCCCATCAGGCTGCGGCAAGACCACCTTGATGCGCGTCATTGCCGATCTGGAGCACATCAGTGCGGGCAAAGTGCTGGTCAATGGTGTGTCGCCCCACGATGCACGTCTGGCACGTGCCTATGGTTATGTGTTCCAGGCACCGGCCCTGTTTCCCTGGCGCACCGTGTTGGCCAATGTGACCCTGCCCTTGCAGATCCAGGGCAAGGGCCGTGCGGAGGCCAAACAGATTGCGGTGGAGCATCTGGAGCGCGTGGGCCTCAAAGGATTTGAGGGGAAGTACCCCTGGCAGCTTTCTGGCGGCATGCAGCAGCGTGTGTCGATTGCGCGCGCGCTGTCGTTCGAGCCCAAGATACTGATGATGGACGAACCGTTTGGGGCGCTCGACGAAATCACCCGTGACCGTCTCAATGAACAGTTGCAGCAGCTTTGGCAGCGCGAACGCCGCACCGTGGTGTTCGTGACCCACTCGATTGCCGAAGCGGTGTATCTGTCCACCAAGATCGTGGTGATGTCACCCCGACCCGGGCGCATCGTGAAAGTGATCAACTCACCCCTGCCGGATGGCCGTCATCTGGGATTGCGCGATACCACCGATTTCATTGCCGTGGCGCACGAAGTGCGCGAGGCCCTGGCGGACCACCACCATGGCTGA